A stretch of the Papaver somniferum cultivar HN1 chromosome 6, ASM357369v1, whole genome shotgun sequence genome encodes the following:
- the LOC113287615 gene encoding probable bifunctional methylthioribulose-1-phosphate dehydratase/enolase-phosphatase E1 1, with product MNGVVSMATTSQAYLQGKQVTESRALVAELCRHFYSLGWVSGTGGSITLKVHDESIPKPQQIIVMSPSGVQKERMVPEDMYVLSSTGSVLSTPTLKPYPQKPPKCTDCAPLFMKAYQMRNAGAVIHSHGMESCIVTMINPNAKEFRITHMEMIKGIQGHGYHDDLVVPIVENTAHEGELTDSLAEAIKAYPKTTAVLVRNHGIYIWGDSWINAKTQAECYHYLFEAAIKLYQLGLDWSTPTHGPIQSVKKLHYGDSNVKTRATIGGNGADPPHRCVVLDIEGTTTPITFVTEVLFPYARDNVRKHLTATYDTQQTKDDIKLLRAQVESDLKEGVVGALPIAPDEAGKEEVIDSLVANVEAMIKADRKITSLKELQGHIWRTGFENNELKAIVFEDVPQALERWTDSGIKVYIYSSGSREAQRLLFGNSIYGDLRKYLCGFFDTTVGNKRETRSYMEIAQSLGVDNPSEILFVTDVFQEAVAAKEAGFEVIISVRPGNAPLPETHEFKTVTSFSEI from the exons ATGAATGGTGTTGTATCAATGGCAACAACATCACAAGCATACTTACAGGGCAAACAAGTAACTGAATCTAGGGCGTTAGTTGCTGAACTGTGTCGTCACTTTTATTCACTTGGTTGGGTTTCTGGTACTGGTGGTAGTATTACTCTTAAAGTTCATGATGAGTCAATCCCTAAACCTCAACAAATCATTGTCATGTCTCCTTCTG GTGTTCAAAAAGAAAGAATGGTACCTGAAGATATGTATGTACTTTCATCAACTGGTTCTGTTCTATCTACACCTACTCTTAAACCGTACCCCCAAAAACCTCCCAAGTGTACTGATTGTGCTCCTCTTTTTATGAAG GCATATCAGATGCGAAATGCTGGTGCTGTAATTCACAGTCACGGGATGGAGTCTTGCATTGTGACGATGATTAACCCAAATGCTAAAGAGTTTCGG ATTACTCACATGGAGATGATAAAGGGAATTCAAGGCCATGGATATCATGATGATCTTGTTGTCCCAATTGTGGAGAATACTGCCCATGAGGGAGAGCTCACAGATTCTCTTGCTGAAGCG ATTAAAGCCTATCCCAAAACCACAGCAGTGCTTGTCCGTAATCACGGGATCTACATATGGGGTGACTCCTGGATTAATGCAAAGACTCAG GCGGAATGCTATCACTATCTCTTCGAGGCTGCTATCAAACTCTATCAATTGGGCTTAGATTGGTCGACCCCAACCCATGGTCCAATTCAAAGCGTCAAAAAACTTCACTATGGTGATAGTAATGTTAAGACGAGGGCTACGATAGGTGGTAATGGAGCTGATCCACCCCAC CGCTGTGTTGTTCTTGACATTGAAGGGACAACAACTCCTATAACATTTGTAACTGAAGTTCTTTTCCCATATGCTCGTGATAATGTTAGGAAGCATTTAACTGCCACATATGATACTCAACAAACCAAAGATGATATTAAGTTGTTGCGTGCTCAA GTTGAGAGTGATTTGAAAGAAGGTGTTGTTGGTGCCCTGCCCATTGCCCCTGATGAAGCTGGCAAGGAAGAAGTGATTGATTCTTTGGTAGCCAACGTCGAAGCTATGATTAAAGCTGACAGAAAAATTACCTCTCTTAAAGAATTGCAG GGTCATATATGGAGAACTGGGTTTGAAAATAATGAATTAAAGGCAATAGTTTTTGAGGATGTACCACAAGCTCTTGAAAGGTGGACGGATTCAGGCATCAAA GTATACATATATTCCAGTGGTAGCAGGGAAGCTCAACGGCTTCTCTTTGGCAATTCAATCTATGGAGACTTGAGAAAGTATTTATGTGGATTTTTTGATACCACAGTAGG aaacaaaagagaaactcgtAGTTACATGGAGATTGCCCAGTCGTTGGGTGTGGATAATCCATCAGAGATCTTATTTGTAACAGATGTATTTCAAGAAGCCGTGGCTGCAAAGGAAGCAG GTTTTGAGGTCATCATTTCTGTCCGGCCGGGAAATGCACCTCTTCCAGAAACCCATGAGTTCAAAACAGTGACATCCTTTTCGGAAATCTGA